The Pseudofrankia inefficax genome window below encodes:
- a CDS encoding serine/threonine-protein kinase has translation MPLGPLQAGDPTRVGGFRLTARLGAGAMGVVFLGVAEDPAVVELGPGLSGEAGRLVAVKLVHARIAALPDYRARFRREVAAARAVAGTCTARVLAADPEAARPWLAMEYVAGPSLAEVVELGGPLPAASVEALAVGLAEALVAMHAAGVVHRDLKPANVLVTAAGPKVIDFGMARPLPGAGEVTAAEVTRAGAMVGSPGFLAPEQADLGGRVGPAADVWAWALTVGFAATGRAPFGSGTAEALVYRSMYAAPDLAGVPERLLPVLWAALERDPGRRPAAGALLAGLVGDVVDPVSATVGVLDRLWSPGVVHGAVAGPGPSPWAVSGPGGGVGWETPVAIPAGPWPVGGGSGAGGRAGPAVAPGRRRSWWVAVAVVALLAAGLAGAGVTAVATRGGGGPAAGVGGSPTPVVASLAATSGAPAGVSLPASPGVVDRLAGRWAGTYRCGQGATALQLDVLSVVGAPGLVTAVFTFSAPPDNPGVQAGAYTMSGSFVGDQVVLDGEVWLSRPFGYLMVGLTGTYATSQGGVQQLTGRVRGERCGTFTLRKGG, from the coding sequence GTGCCGCTGGGACCGTTGCAGGCGGGTGATCCGACGCGGGTGGGTGGCTTTCGGCTGACCGCGCGTCTGGGGGCCGGGGCGATGGGGGTGGTGTTCCTCGGCGTGGCGGAGGACCCGGCGGTGGTGGAGCTGGGGCCGGGCTTGTCGGGTGAGGCTGGCCGGCTGGTGGCGGTGAAGCTGGTGCACGCGCGGATCGCGGCGTTGCCGGATTACCGGGCTCGGTTTCGCCGGGAGGTCGCCGCGGCGCGGGCGGTGGCGGGGACGTGTACGGCCCGGGTGCTGGCGGCGGATCCGGAGGCGGCGCGGCCGTGGCTGGCGATGGAGTACGTGGCCGGGCCGAGCCTGGCGGAGGTCGTGGAGCTGGGTGGGCCGTTGCCGGCGGCGTCGGTGGAGGCGTTGGCGGTGGGGCTGGCGGAGGCGTTGGTCGCGATGCACGCGGCCGGGGTGGTGCACCGGGATCTGAAGCCGGCGAACGTGCTGGTCACGGCGGCGGGGCCGAAGGTGATCGATTTCGGGATGGCGCGGCCGTTGCCGGGGGCGGGGGAGGTGACGGCGGCGGAGGTGACGCGGGCGGGGGCGATGGTCGGCTCCCCTGGTTTCCTGGCGCCGGAGCAGGCGGATCTCGGGGGCCGGGTCGGGCCGGCGGCGGATGTGTGGGCGTGGGCGTTGACGGTGGGGTTCGCGGCGACGGGGCGGGCGCCGTTCGGGTCGGGGACGGCGGAGGCTTTGGTCTACCGGTCGATGTACGCGGCGCCGGATCTGGCGGGGGTGCCGGAGCGGTTGCTGCCGGTGCTGTGGGCGGCGTTGGAGCGGGATCCGGGGCGGCGGCCGGCGGCGGGGGCGTTGTTGGCGGGCCTGGTCGGGGACGTGGTGGATCCGGTGTCGGCGACGGTCGGGGTGTTGGACCGGTTGTGGAGTCCGGGGGTGGTGCACGGTGCGGTCGCCGGGCCGGGGCCGTCGCCGTGGGCGGTGTCCGGGCCGGGTGGTGGTGTCGGGTGGGAGACGCCGGTGGCCATCCCGGCCGGGCCCTGGCCGGTGGGTGGTGGCTCTGGTGCCGGGGGTCGGGCGGGGCCGGCGGTGGCGCCGGGCCGGCGGCGGTCCTGGTGGGTGGCGGTGGCGGTTGTGGCGTTGCTGGCCGCCGGGCTGGCGGGTGCCGGGGTCACGGCGGTGGCGACCCGGGGTGGCGGCGGGCCGGCGGCGGGGGTGGGCGGGTCGCCGACGCCGGTGGTGGCGTCGCTCGCCGCGACGTCCGGTGCGCCGGCGGGGGTGTCGTTGCCGGCGAGTCCCGGTGTCGTGGACCGGCTGGCCGGCCGGTGGGCCGGTACGTATCGCTGTGGGCAGGGTGCCACCGCGCTGCAGCTGGACGTGCTGTCGGTGGTGGGGGCGCCGGGCCTGGTGACGGCGGTGTTCACGTTCAGCGCGCCGCCGGACAACCCGGGGGTGCAGGCGGGGGCGTACACGATGTCGGGGTCGTTCGTGGGTGACCAGGTGGTGCTCGACGGGGAGGTGTGGCTGTCGCGGCCGTTCGGTTATCTGATGGTCGGTCTGACGGGCACCTACGCGACGTCGCAGGGTGGGGTCCAGCAGCTGACTGGCCGGGTCCGGGGCGAGCGGTGCGGCACGTTCACCCTGCGGAAGGGGGGGTGA